The Leishmania panamensis strain MHOM/PA/94/PSC-1 chromosome 12 sequence genome includes the window ctcgGTAGTTTGGGTGTTTTCGAAAATTTGTATTTACTTTGTGGCGCGGCGCCTACCGCTGCGATGTggtttcctcctcctcctcttcgccgtcTTATAGATACACCCTTCAGGTCTGTcgttcgctcttttttctgcgGGTTCTTCCTGTACCTGTGCATAGGCTACGccattcccctctcctctcgctcgttttctctcttcctggtGAGGtcgtgggggaggggtggagaagaggggggcaccgggtgggtgtgggggccTTTGCGCAGGAGACGCGGCTGGATGTCGAAGGTGGGGGGAAGGTGGAGTGAGGACGGATTCCTGAATGGCTGTTGTGCTAAATTGCGCCGATGAAGATCTCACGCGTGTACAGGGAAGGTGggatttttttttttggctggCGCCACTATGCatgaagtgtgtgtgtgtgttctcgTCTTTTCCCGCTCTGGCCTCCCTgcgcgcgcctctgtctctccctctctcgttggCGGGGGCGGGTGGGCCGCTgttgtcgcggcggcggtttTTTCTCGGTGTGACACGGCGTTGAGTTTacttctgcgtgtgcgctcgtccctctctccttcactttTCGTCCACATTTCCGTTACTTTTATTTGCGGCCCTTCTGGGTGTTTGAGTGATCACTTGTTTCTTCcattccctccctccctcgctccctcgctATGgacgcgcgtgcgtgtgcctgcgaAGGAGCTACACGGGGGTgcttatatatatatatatatatgggCGAGAAGtggtgtggggtgggtgggtgggtgggtgaggagACTGCACCTCGTCTCTGTCCCCTCGTCTGTCTCGCTGGTgtgcatttgtgtgtgtgtctgtgcgcggCTTGGTGTCTTTCGATGTGAGGGCGCGTTGTCGTCATCTTCGTTGCCCGCTGGCCATTCTTGAATGGGTGCGACCGACAGTTTTGTTCGTTCCAACGTACTTCGGTGGATCAAAGCAAACACTCAGGCACTAAAAGGCAAGACGACATACTGACCGAAAAATGGCCTTTCCCCGAGCGCATTCTCGAACCGCAGGGGCTCAGCGCCACGGTTTGGGGTAGGGGGACGATGCGGTGTCGCCATTCTGCTGCCTCGTCTGCATCGCGCTTTTCCGGGCGCCTTCGCGCCTGTTGCTTGTGTCTTGTTGGGCGCGTCTCTTGGGGGGTGGCGGGCCCTTCTCCCTccagtccccctcccccaagaGACGCGCCCCTCGTCCCCATTGCAGCGCATGCGTGTTTCTGTGTGTTGCACGTGCGTCTTTGGCTGCCGTGTGGGTGGAACGCCCTGTGGGCAGTGCACACGGCATATTCTTCATTGTGTTCACACCTCCATCGactcccctcttcctgtcCTTGCCTTGGGCTACTTTCTTCTGCACgcgcgtctgtctgtctgtctgtctgtcttgcGTGTGTTGGTAtgcgccctctcctctctcgtctctctctctctctctctctgtgtgccccTGCGAACAGCAAAACAACGCGCAGTCTTTCTCTtcacggcgctgcagctggtcgCTTCGTGCGCGTTCTTTCTGACTCTCTGCTCTTCCACACGCTCTGAAaggtagggggggggggaggagttgTTAGCACTGCAGGTATGTAGCGACCAGAATACACTAAACACCTGCGCtggcacacatacacgcacgtacaTACAACATCCAACACCCTGACATAGCGGAGAGGTATGCCTCTCCATCTGTGCTGCTCGTCCATAATGACACAGCCACCGAGCGCCtcggagaaggaaaagacggCCCGACTTGTCGAGTCGCTTTCCAGGCATGAGCAGGTGAAGCTTTTGGCGGAGGCGCTCCTGCGAGAGTACATGCATCGCCGCGGCCTGCGCGAGACACTGCGCACCTTTGACGCGGAGAACCCGCGAGACGAGCGCACCATCTCGTCTCGCGCTCTCATGCGCCAACTGCTGAACATTCCTGTCGAAGGCCGGCCGTCGCGTCTGCAACTCACCGCTTCTTCCTTAGCAAAACCGCAGGCGCCAACCTTCATGGAGGAGCTCTGCTCCTACCGGCTGACAAAGCGCAGCTACAGGATCCCGGACGGGAAGCAAAGTGGCAAACCGCACTGTagccaggaggaggaggaggacccAAGTGATGTAGAGCTCCGCGCATTGCATGCGTCAGCAGATGCACAGCGGGCGGCAAAAGCTTTATGCGAGCAGAAGCAACGCGAGTACGAAGAGCTACTCGCCGCGGAAGAGGCCTATCAGCAGCGCAAGGAAATGCATAAggacaagaagaagcgaaagcaCAAGggcgcgaggaggcacagGGACAAGCAGCGCGTACGTGGCGACGCTGACAGTAGCGACGACGGggcagagagcgaaagcgGCAACAGCGATGGTAGTGAGAACGAGGAAGGAAGTGCGCTCAGCATCGGCTTTTCCCATACATCGAGAAAGGCTAAGTCAGTTTCATCGAGCAAGTGCAGGATGCCGGACGAGTCCAGCGGTGGGGCGAAGGAGGCCGCTGTAGCAGTGGGCGCGCACTGGCAGCCTCCAGGTAGTGCTGCTCGAGCAGGCGCCAATCATAACACCGCGGACGATGGTGTCTCTCGTCATTCTGCGAAGCGCATTTTTGGTCGAACAGCGGATCTCGAGTTGGACAGCGACGATCACGAGGTTAGCAGCGACAACGAAAAGGTGGGGCTGTTCGGGCTTAGCGGGGCGAGTCAGCAGGTGCTGATGGCGCGAATTCGCGCAGGGAGTGAGCACTGGCCAACGCAGGCTCATGGGGGTGCCACTCATGCTcacgccagcagcacgcgaAATCATAACAGCGGCGTGAGTGCTTCAGGCAACTCTCTGAGCGCTGCACCTGCCGCTCTCTCGACGGTAGCTGGGCGAGATGCAGGTGGTAGAGAGTTTGgctcgctgcgcagcactCGACCAGTTGGACGGGCGGCAGTAGACTTCGACCCCAACGGCGCGTATGAGTCTCCGTCCTTCTCTGGGTCACTCTCCGCCACTGTACCTTCTGGCGTCAACGGAGGCGTGGCTGCGCTCCGCATGAAGACCTCACCCATCCCCATTCCTGGCCTGAGCGCAGATGGTGCTGCGAGCGGGTTGAGCAACACGTATAGCAGTGGTTTTTCTCTGGCGAGATCGGCTGCCAAATCAGCCTCAGGCATTCTAGTGCGGCATAGggacgcgccgccgcagcgcgacCGTGGTGCGGCCAGCGACGGCCCGATTCACTCGTACGACCGAACCGcggtgccgcgcagcagcgcgttaGCCGGCAGAAGCGATGGCAGCAATGCGCGCACTGCCCTCCGCAGTTCGTCTCCGAATGCCTCTGCTATGAGTGAGTCGACTTCCTCCGGGTCCTGCCATACGCCTTCTCGATCATTTGCCAACAGTatgggtggcgctggcggatcaggcggaggcgggggCAGTGGATTGCGCCACGGTATCGGGTTCCGCACGTCGTCTACTTCTGCGGAAGGAACGGCGCTTGCGTCGACCTCAGTCACTGGGGccgctgccctcgctgccggtgctgccaaGCCGAGCCGTAAAGAGCGCTGTG containing:
- a CDS encoding hypothetical protein (TriTrypDB/GeneDB-style sysID: LpmP.12.0650), producing MTQPPSASEKEKTARLVESLSRHEQVKLLAEALLREYMHRRGLRETLRTFDAENPRDERTISSRALMRQLLNIPVEGRPSRLQLTASSLAKPQAPTFMEELCSYRLTKRSYRIPDGKQSGKPHCSQEEEEDPSDVELRALHASADAQRAAKALCEQKQREYEELLAAEEAYQQRKEMHKDKKKRKHKGARRHRDKQRVRGDADSSDDGAESESGNSDGSENEEGSALSIGFSHTSRKAKSVSSSKCRMPDESSGGAKEAAVAVGAHWQPPGSAARAGANHNTADDGVSRHSAKRIFGRTADLELDSDDHEVSSDNEKVGLFGLSGASQQVLMARIRAGSEHWPTQAHGGATHAHASSTRNHNSGVSASGNSLSAAPAALSTVAGRDAGGREFGSLRSTRPVGRAAVDFDPNGAYESPSFSGSLSATVPSGVNGGVAALRMKTSPIPIPGLSADGAASGLSNTYSSGFSLARSAAKSASGILVRHRDAPPQRDRGAASDGPIHSYDRTAVPRSSALAGRSDGSNARTALRSSSPNASAMSESTSSGSCHTPSRSFANSMGGAGGSGGGGGSGLRHGIGFRTSSTSAEGTALASTSVTGAAALAAGAAKPSRKERCVKLLVD